The following proteins are co-located in the Periplaneta americana isolate PAMFEO1 chromosome 12, P.americana_PAMFEO1_priV1, whole genome shotgun sequence genome:
- the LOC138711242 gene encoding small ribosomal subunit protein mS25-like isoform X1 → MPFMKGRAPIRRTLKYLEAGALVLKERVKIFCINYNTSGKHHEGVRDFVFWHVPQIQYKNPDVQVLTLKNMTPSPFITCFFFDSGERTLIDIDSKTQEEVHGHVKKVICKPDDILAAELKAVQKKDNPANFGFGCDRQCICEVLGQVPCPGLVPLPKNMRGKYTFPRA, encoded by the exons ATGCCGTTTATGAAAGGTAGAGCTCCAATTCGGAGAACACTGAAATATTTAGAGGCAGGCGCCCTTGTATTAAAGGAAAGAGTTAaaattttttgtattaattataataCGAGTGGTAAACACCATGAAGGAGTTAG AGATTTTGTGTTCTGGCACGTGCCCCAAATACAGTACAAGAATCCTGACGTCCAGGTGCTAACACTGAAGAACATGACACCATCCCCATTcatcacatgttttttttttg ACTCAGGAGAGAGGACGCTAATTGATATTGACAGCAAAACCCAGGAAGAGGTGCACGGCCACGTGAAGAAAGTTATCTGCAAACCAGA TGACATCTTGGCTGCGGAGCTGAAAGCAGTGCAGAAGAAAGACAACCCGGCTAATTTTGGCTTCGGATGTGACCGGCAGTGCATATGTGAAGTGTTAGGACAGGTTCCCTGCCCGGGATTGGTTCCTTTACCGAAGAATATGAGGGGAAAATACACTTTTCCAAGGGCATAA
- the LOC138711242 gene encoding small ribosomal subunit protein mS25-like isoform X2: protein MPFMKGRAPIRRTLKYLEAGALVLKERVKIFCINYNTSGKHHEGVRDFVFWHVPQIQYKNPDVQVLTLKNMTPSPFITCFFDSGERTLIDIDSKTQEEVHGHVKKVICKPDDILAAELKAVQKKDNPANFGFGCDRQCICEVLGQVPCPGLVPLPKNMRGKYTFPRA, encoded by the exons ATGCCGTTTATGAAAGGTAGAGCTCCAATTCGGAGAACACTGAAATATTTAGAGGCAGGCGCCCTTGTATTAAAGGAAAGAGTTAaaattttttgtattaattataataCGAGTGGTAAACACCATGAAGGAGTTAG AGATTTTGTGTTCTGGCACGTGCCCCAAATACAGTACAAGAATCCTGACGTCCAGGTGCTAACACTGAAGAACATGACACCATCCCCATTcatcacatgttttttt GACTCAGGAGAGAGGACGCTAATTGATATTGACAGCAAAACCCAGGAAGAGGTGCACGGCCACGTGAAGAAAGTTATCTGCAAACCAGA TGACATCTTGGCTGCGGAGCTGAAAGCAGTGCAGAAGAAAGACAACCCGGCTAATTTTGGCTTCGGATGTGACCGGCAGTGCATATGTGAAGTGTTAGGACAGGTTCCCTGCCCGGGATTGGTTCCTTTACCGAAGAATATGAGGGGAAAATACACTTTTCCAAGGGCATAA